The Oncorhynchus keta strain PuntledgeMale-10-30-2019 chromosome 17, Oket_V2, whole genome shotgun sequence genome has a window encoding:
- the LOC127908486 gene encoding putative uncharacterized protein DDB_G0294196, which yields MVHHSGSTQSFKQQNGMHTSISEILKEKPLKPSRRSLPCLAQNQIHPQSLSHVLSMPCTPDDKPQTPPDLQDQTRAQLQTQQVDPWLQHQAQGKDHRQLQAQTQPLTHSHSTSCTLIPSKTGQSPRKPYPYLKPRKPNPYLKPRKPCPYLKPRKPNPYLKPRKPNPQAP from the exons gCATGCACACAAGCATCAGTGAGATCTTGAAGGAGAAGCCGCTGAAGCCGTCCCGTCGCAGTCTGCCCTGCCTGGCTCAGAACCAGAtacacccacagagcctcagcCACGTTCTGTCCATGCCCTGCACCCCCGACGACAAGCCCCAGACACCG CCGGATCTCCAGGACCAGACACGTGCCCAGCTCCAGACCCAGCAGGTCGACCCCTGGTTACAGCACCAGGCCCAGGGAAAGGACCACCGTCAGCTCCAAGCCCAGACCCAGCCTCTGACCCACAGTCACAGCACCTCCTGCACCCTCATCCCTTCAAAGACAGGTCAGTCA CCCCGTAAACCTTACCCTTACCTCAAGCCccgtaaacctaacccttacctcaAGCCCCGTAAACCTTGTCCTTACCTCAAGCCccgtaaacctaacccttacctcaAGCCCCGTAAACCTAACCCTCAAGCCCcgtaa